One stretch of Acholeplasma laidlawii PG-8A DNA includes these proteins:
- a CDS encoding ATP-binding cassette domain-containing protein — protein MLEVRKLTKYYEIGEQRFDAVKGINLTFRQDEFVSILGESGSGKTTLLNLIGGLDRYNSGDIIIDNVSTKNYKDKDWDAYRNHRVGFVFQNYNLIAHLDVLSNVELAQTLSGVSREVRRKRALDVLTRVGLKDHVNKKPNQLSGGQQQRVSIARALVNNPTIILADEPTGALDSETSEDIMNLLKEISKDKLIIMVTHNADLAKRFSNRIVRLKDGEVIGDTNPYDKKDNKALKNETSKSSMSYFTALRLSFKNMLTKKTRTLITALAGSIGIIGVALVMSLQYGFTEYLNDMERGTFAGLPLEVSRSYTDFSAIINANRDRVEPEPVEGGIIGYEPEISFAFATNDITQDYIDYIENSELSAHGTIVYQYDYKTQYYYLDGNKLNANPTSNPQPPFSFVGTDYINQSAFSYDFVTEYFDIVSGSYYNPLKYEAVIVVDEGHRLPNNIMTFLGLSQNTIIPFENLVGQTFKIFTNNAMYKENDGIFTAKNTNVDTADLLSLYNDESNQNVITVTISGIIKVNTDFVSVGEGIYYTPKVAERIIELNTQSDVVVAQRASETSVVNGVTISLNNTKEDVLYTLGGYDIPSGILVYPNSFDDKEAILNILDAYNIGKDEEAQVNYVDTVASAVGMIKTVMDSISAVLIAFAAISLFVSSVMIGIITYTSVLERTKEIGVLRSIGARKKDISRVFNAEAILIGLFAGSLGVIITYLLVPIVNIFLAEPTGNDQIAQLFYLHALLLIGISVLLTFVAGLIPAKIASNKDPVAALRSE, from the coding sequence ATGTTAGAAGTTAGAAAATTAACTAAGTACTATGAAATAGGTGAACAAAGATTTGATGCTGTTAAGGGTATCAATTTAACCTTTAGACAAGATGAATTTGTCTCTATTTTGGGTGAATCAGGTTCAGGAAAAACAACCTTATTAAATTTAATTGGTGGTTTAGACAGATATAATAGTGGAGATATTATCATTGATAATGTATCTACTAAAAATTATAAAGATAAAGACTGGGATGCATACAGAAACCATAGAGTTGGTTTTGTATTCCAAAACTATAATTTAATTGCGCATTTAGATGTGTTATCTAATGTTGAGTTAGCTCAAACATTATCTGGTGTTTCAAGAGAAGTTAGAAGAAAAAGAGCACTTGATGTTTTAACTAGAGTTGGATTAAAAGATCATGTCAATAAGAAGCCTAATCAATTATCTGGTGGTCAACAACAGCGTGTTTCTATCGCAAGAGCACTTGTTAATAACCCAACAATTATTCTAGCGGATGAACCAACTGGTGCATTAGATAGTGAAACATCTGAAGACATTATGAATCTACTAAAAGAAATATCTAAAGATAAACTCATCATAATGGTAACCCATAATGCTGATTTAGCAAAGAGATTTTCAAATAGAATTGTAAGATTAAAAGATGGTGAAGTCATAGGGGACACCAATCCATATGATAAGAAAGATAATAAAGCATTAAAAAACGAAACAAGTAAGTCAAGTATGAGTTACTTTACTGCATTAAGACTATCCTTTAAAAATATGCTGACTAAAAAGACAAGAACACTTATTACAGCACTTGCAGGATCTATCGGTATTATTGGGGTAGCACTTGTAATGTCCTTACAATATGGATTTACAGAGTACTTAAATGATATGGAGCGCGGTACATTTGCTGGACTACCACTTGAGGTGAGTCGTTCTTATACCGACTTTAGTGCAATTATTAACGCTAACCGTGACCGTGTGGAACCAGAACCGGTTGAAGGCGGCATCATTGGTTATGAACCAGAAATTAGTTTTGCTTTTGCAACTAATGATATTACACAAGATTATATTGATTACATAGAAAATAGCGAGTTAAGTGCACATGGTACAATTGTTTATCAATATGACTATAAGACACAATACTACTATTTAGATGGCAATAAGCTTAATGCGAATCCAACATCAAATCCCCAACCTCCATTTTCATTTGTAGGTACGGATTATATTAATCAAAGTGCCTTCTCATATGATTTTGTTACGGAATATTTTGATATTGTATCAGGTAGTTATTATAACCCTTTAAAGTATGAGGCGGTTATTGTTGTAGATGAAGGACATAGATTACCTAATAACATCATGACTTTCTTAGGGTTAAGTCAAAATACAATTATTCCTTTTGAAAATTTAGTTGGTCAAACATTTAAAATATTTACAAATAATGCAATGTATAAAGAAAATGACGGTATCTTCACAGCGAAAAATACAAATGTAGATACAGCAGACTTGTTATCATTATATAATGATGAATCTAACCAAAACGTCATCACTGTTACAATTTCAGGTATTATTAAGGTGAATACAGATTTTGTCTCAGTAGGTGAAGGGATTTATTATACACCTAAAGTTGCCGAAAGAATTATTGAACTCAATACCCAATCAGATGTTGTAGTTGCACAACGTGCAAGTGAAACATCTGTTGTCAACGGTGTAACCATCAGCTTAAATAATACCAAAGAAGATGTGTTGTATACCTTGGGTGGTTATGATATTCCAAGCGGTATCTTGGTTTATCCAAATAGTTTTGATGATAAAGAGGCAATTTTAAATATATTAGATGCTTATAACATTGGTAAAGATGAAGAGGCTCAAGTAAATTATGTGGACACTGTTGCATCCGCTGTAGGTATGATTAAAACAGTGATGGATTCAATTAGTGCTGTACTAATCGCGTTTGCTGCAATATCACTTTTTGTATCAAGTGTGATGATTGGTATTATTACTTATACCTCAGTGTTAGAACGAACTAAAGAAATTGGTGTTCTTCGTTCTATTGGAGCTAGAAAAAAAGATATTTCACGTGTATTTAATGCAGAAGCTATATTAATAGGTTTATTTGCAGGTTCTTTAGGAGTTATTATTACATATTTACTTGTACCTATTGTCAATATTTTCTTAGCTGAACCAACAGGAAATGATCAAATTGCTCAGCTATTCTACCTACATGCACTATTGCTTATTGGAATTTCTGTGTTACTTACATTTGTTGCAGGATTAATACCAGCAAAAATTGCATCCAACAAAGATCCCGTAGCCGCTTTACGTAGTGAGTAA
- the serS gene encoding serine--tRNA ligase → MLDLKYITENIDEVILKLNTRGGDFSHLRQLIDLQEERKSVIKEVEDLKAKRNEYSKEIGELKRQKQDASHVLLKVESIKSDIPALELKLGEIDEKINKELIVLPNIPADDVPVGKDESANIEIKKWGTIRHFDFEVKDHTQLGEALNILDFERATKITGPRFVVDKGLGARLERALINFMIDTHAYTHGYTEIIPPFIVNDKSMYATGQFPKFKEDAFKLEGFDWYLNPTAEVPTINLFRDEIIDNDALPIQYVAYTTAFRSEAGSAGRDTKGILRQHQFNKVELIKFARPEDSEQAHQDMLANSERILQLLNIPYRVVVLSTGDMGFGMSKTYDIEVWLPGQNMYREIGSISNARDFQARRANIRFKRSKDAKTEYVHTLNGSGLAVGRTMIAVLENYQNQDGSITIPEVLKPYMGVEVIK, encoded by the coding sequence ATGTTAGATTTAAAATATATAACTGAAAATATAGATGAAGTCATCTTGAAGTTAAATACTAGAGGTGGTGATTTTAGCCACTTAAGACAATTAATAGATTTACAAGAAGAGCGTAAATCTGTAATTAAAGAAGTTGAAGACTTAAAAGCAAAAAGAAACGAATACTCCAAAGAAATTGGGGAACTTAAAAGACAAAAACAAGATGCTTCTCACGTGTTATTAAAAGTAGAGTCCATTAAAAGTGACATACCAGCACTTGAGTTAAAACTTGGTGAGATTGATGAAAAAATTAATAAAGAACTCATCGTTTTACCAAATATTCCTGCTGACGATGTACCGGTTGGTAAAGATGAATCTGCAAATATTGAAATTAAAAAATGGGGTACTATTAGACATTTTGATTTTGAAGTAAAAGATCATACTCAATTAGGTGAAGCACTAAATATATTAGACTTTGAACGTGCAACTAAAATCACTGGTCCACGTTTTGTAGTAGATAAAGGGCTAGGTGCTAGACTGGAAAGAGCGCTTATAAACTTTATGATAGATACACATGCGTATACACATGGTTATACCGAAATCATTCCACCGTTTATTGTAAATGATAAATCTATGTATGCAACAGGACAATTTCCTAAGTTTAAAGAAGATGCTTTTAAATTAGAAGGATTTGATTGGTATTTAAATCCAACAGCAGAAGTACCAACTATTAACCTATTTAGAGATGAAATCATTGATAATGATGCATTACCAATTCAGTATGTAGCTTATACAACAGCATTTAGATCAGAGGCAGGTTCTGCTGGACGAGATACTAAGGGTATTTTAAGACAACATCAATTCAATAAAGTTGAATTAATTAAATTTGCACGACCTGAAGATTCTGAACAAGCTCATCAAGATATGTTAGCAAACTCAGAAAGAATACTACAACTATTAAATATTCCTTATCGAGTAGTTGTCTTATCAACAGGAGACATGGGCTTTGGTATGAGTAAGACATACGATATTGAAGTATGGTTACCAGGTCAAAATATGTACCGTGAAATTGGATCTATTTCAAATGCTAGAGACTTTCAAGCAAGAAGAGCCAACATTCGCTTTAAACGTTCAAAAGATGCTAAAACAGAATATGTGCATACATTAAACGGTTCTGGTTTAGCTGTTGGTAGAACAATGATTGCAGTACTAGAGAACTATCAAAATCAAGATGGATCAATTACAATACCAGAAGTCTTAAAACCATATATGGGTGTAGAAGTTATTAAATAA
- a CDS encoding response regulator transcription factor — MKIYFVEDEVNISEIIRKYLTRENYDVTVFYDGETAMEHVGDPVDLWILDIMLTGEIDGFDLIKAISKANPEAAVIFTSARDQALDKIKGLELGSDDYIAKPYSPKELMLRVKAVLKRKNSRPGHMTYSDYSIQLDSREIRQGDKLIELTNKEFEMLLVFLKNKQEPIERKLLLETIWGKNYVGSDRVVDDLLRRLRSKMPLLRIETIYGFGYRLL, encoded by the coding sequence ATGAAAATATATTTTGTTGAAGACGAAGTTAATATTTCAGAAATTATCCGTAAATACTTAACGAGAGAAAATTATGATGTTACAGTTTTCTATGATGGTGAAACAGCCATGGAACACGTTGGTGATCCAGTTGATTTATGGATTTTAGATATTATGTTGACTGGTGAAATTGACGGTTTTGATTTAATTAAGGCAATTTCAAAAGCAAATCCAGAAGCTGCTGTTATATTTACTTCAGCTAGAGATCAAGCTTTAGATAAAATCAAAGGTCTTGAATTAGGATCTGATGATTATATTGCTAAACCATATTCACCTAAAGAATTAATGCTTAGAGTCAAAGCTGTTTTAAAACGTAAGAATTCAAGACCAGGTCATATGACTTATAGTGACTATTCTATTCAATTAGACTCTAGAGAAATTAGACAAGGTGATAAACTAATTGAACTGACTAATAAAGAGTTTGAAATGTTACTTGTATTCTTAAAAAATAAACAAGAACCAATTGAAAGAAAACTTTTATTAGAAACTATATGGGGTAAAAACTATGTGGGTTCTGATAGAGTTGTAGATGACTTACTACGTCGTCTGCGTTCTAAAATGCCACTATTAAGAATAGAAACTATTTACGGATTCGGCTATAGATTATTATGA
- a CDS encoding HAMP domain-containing sensor histidine kinase, translating to MTKLKLATQLNIIFSFVTILGGMFFLFIVSLSFTRAYENQNRIYLDSYFNEILRIYEENPMGFSYESLTKYNDFFIIVDDQVVHYSKNNVSLQDFNQISNFMLREHFKSQETYTNRTLRYTIDGNIAYMGRVKRPLNGTKYGVFAVSNVTEFVEDMTGNIPFYTTLAFLNILVLGNIIVWLWSTSTVGKLKDLQSSVKQMIEDDYQSEVKVDSSAEEIASLAETINNMRIEIKNNEDTKKEMIQNLGHDLKTPIAVIRSYAEAIQDGIEGVESTDLIIKQSDLLNKKVKQIIEYSKIGYIDNHNTYEKTSFKTIVEQVVNNYKYITNLRFIIDIETDWIHLMDPEGAHIAISNIVDNAVRYAQTKIVIQITEKKLTIFNDGEHIEENVLPKIFKAYEKGSKGQFGLGLAIVKETMDRFGLKVSVINHANGVLFTIELQ from the coding sequence ATGACCAAACTAAAACTTGCCACACAACTCAATATCATATTTTCATTTGTCACGATATTAGGTGGTATGTTTTTTTTGTTTATCGTTAGTTTGAGTTTTACAAGAGCCTATGAAAATCAAAATAGAATTTATTTAGATAGTTATTTTAATGAGATTTTGAGAATATATGAAGAAAATCCTATGGGTTTTTCTTATGAGAGTCTTACAAAATATAATGATTTTTTCATTATTGTAGACGATCAAGTAGTCCACTATTCAAAAAATAACGTATCACTACAAGATTTTAATCAAATATCTAATTTCATGCTAAGGGAACACTTTAAGAGTCAAGAAACATATACCAACAGAACACTTAGATATACCATAGATGGCAACATAGCCTATATGGGACGAGTTAAAAGACCATTGAATGGTACCAAGTATGGTGTATTTGCAGTATCTAACGTGACTGAGTTTGTTGAAGATATGACAGGTAATATCCCGTTTTATACAACACTCGCATTCTTAAATATATTAGTCCTAGGTAACATCATTGTATGGCTATGGAGTACTAGTACAGTAGGAAAATTAAAGGATCTACAATCTAGTGTGAAACAAATGATTGAAGATGATTATCAATCAGAGGTGAAAGTAGATAGTAGTGCAGAAGAGATTGCTTCTCTTGCTGAAACTATTAATAATATGCGTATTGAAATTAAAAATAATGAAGATACTAAAAAAGAAATGATTCAAAACTTAGGTCATGATTTGAAAACGCCGATTGCTGTCATTAGGTCTTATGCAGAAGCGATTCAAGATGGTATTGAAGGTGTGGAATCGACTGATCTTATTATTAAACAATCAGATTTACTCAATAAAAAGGTTAAGCAAATTATTGAGTATAGTAAGATTGGCTATATTGATAACCATAATACTTATGAAAAGACATCATTTAAGACAATTGTTGAACAAGTTGTAAATAACTATAAATATATTACTAATTTAAGGTTTATTATTGATATTGAAACAGATTGGATTCATCTCATGGATCCAGAGGGGGCCCATATTGCAATATCTAACATTGTAGATAATGCAGTGCGCTATGCACAAACAAAAATCGTTATCCAAATAACAGAAAAAAAGCTCACCATCTTTAATGATGGAGAGCATATAGAAGAAAATGTTTTACCAAAGATTTTTAAAGCCTATGAAAAAGGTAGTAAAGGTCAATTTGGTTTAGGTCTAGCCATTGTGAAAGAAACAATGGATAGATTTGGATTAAAGGTTTCTGTTATCAATCACGCTAATGGTGTATTATTTACGATAGAGCTGCAATAA
- a CDS encoding HIT family protein, with translation METIFTKIVERKIPSHIVYEDDLVIAFLDITQSTKGHTLVVTKSPYENILEVPEDVLKHLFGVVQKLAKGIQHAFNPSGINLLNNNGSTAGQTVFHYHVHIIPRYDKEEITIKLNDTSKIITADDYKNRAAMIIAALS, from the coding sequence ATGGAAACAATATTTACAAAAATAGTGGAAAGAAAGATTCCTAGCCATATCGTATATGAAGATGATTTAGTCATCGCATTTTTAGATATTACACAAAGTACTAAAGGACACACGTTAGTTGTTACAAAATCGCCTTATGAAAATATTTTAGAGGTTCCAGAAGATGTTTTAAAACATTTATTTGGTGTCGTACAAAAATTAGCTAAAGGGATTCAACATGCTTTTAACCCATCAGGGATTAACCTATTAAATAATAATGGTTCCACTGCAGGTCAAACTGTATTTCATTATCACGTACATATTATCCCACGATATGATAAAGAAGAGATTACAATTAAACTCAACGATACTTCAAAAATAATCACTGCTGATGATTATAAAAATAGAGCAGCAATGATTATTGCAGCTCTATCGTAA
- a CDS encoding phosphate propanoyltransferase produces the protein MKKIPVGISGRHAHVTKEHLEILFGAGYELTILKELSQPGQYAAEEKIDVVSPDGRVLEGVRILGPTRKGTQIEISQSDAIRYKFVAPVRSSGDTAGSGKAKLVGPKGEVEINEGVIIADRHIHFSPEDAVAFGVKDRDVVSIKIDGIKAGLLDNVLCRVHESFRLDCHLDTDDGAAFMLRNGDTVSLVKKYQILD, from the coding sequence ATGAAAAAAATACCTGTAGGCATCTCTGGACGCCACGCTCACGTTACAAAAGAGCATTTAGAAATATTATTTGGAGCTGGTTATGAATTAACCATTTTAAAAGAATTAAGCCAACCTGGCCAATATGCAGCAGAAGAAAAAATTGATGTTGTATCTCCAGACGGTAGAGTATTAGAAGGCGTTCGAATTCTAGGACCAACACGTAAAGGTACTCAAATTGAAATCTCACAAAGTGATGCAATCCGTTATAAATTTGTTGCACCTGTTCGTTCAAGTGGTGATACTGCTGGATCAGGAAAAGCTAAATTAGTAGGACCTAAAGGTGAAGTAGAAATCAATGAAGGTGTTATCATTGCTGATAGACATATCCATTTCTCACCTGAGGATGCAGTAGCTTTTGGTGTCAAAGATAGAGATGTTGTCTCAATTAAAATTGATGGTATTAAAGCGGGTCTATTAGATAACGTATTATGCCGTGTACACGAAAGTTTTAGATTAGATTGCCATTTAGACACTGATGATGGTGCAGCATTTATGCTAAGAAATGGTGACACCGTATCACTTGTTAAAAAATATCAAATTTTAGACTAA
- a CDS encoding HD domain-containing protein: MVKLERQEVFRDPLYGYIHVDYEFIIDLIDTSVFQRLRRVRQLSGVHMVFHSAEHSRFSHALGVYELANRFLDIKEIKENLNERESLLFLVAALLHDIGHGAYSHAFEYVFKVNHEVIGATIIKTHPEIRNILDKIDASFADDVSSIILKDKKFPLIEQLISSQLDVDRLDYLERDAYFTGAAYGHIDLDRLMRVVKIHNKKLAFKASGIHAIENYLVARYHMYWQVYYHPKARAYEVILEKIYFRVRDLLETNFNFEHDVTSLKTILKDPTNMYAYLKIDDYYMNGLIAYFLNSKDPILKELSSDFLNRNIWSYIDDTKENQQQINDILNSRSSDDIKYFTLKTSVEQSAYRETEANLGDQIYIYNEKGNIVTLSEHSSIVHALVTSSVKSDPKFFYKKR, from the coding sequence ATGGTAAAACTTGAAAGACAAGAAGTTTTTAGAGATCCATTATATGGTTATATTCATGTAGATTATGAATTCATCATTGATTTAATCGACACATCTGTATTTCAAAGACTCAGACGTGTTAGACAATTATCTGGTGTTCATATGGTGTTTCACTCTGCAGAACATTCTAGATTCTCACATGCTTTAGGTGTTTATGAATTAGCCAATAGATTCTTAGATATCAAAGAAATAAAGGAAAACTTAAACGAACGTGAAAGTTTGTTGTTTTTAGTTGCAGCACTCTTACATGATATCGGACACGGTGCATACTCACATGCATTTGAGTATGTATTTAAAGTAAACCATGAAGTCATTGGTGCAACCATTATTAAAACACACCCTGAAATAAGAAATATTTTAGATAAGATAGATGCTTCATTTGCTGATGATGTTTCAAGTATCATTTTAAAGGATAAGAAATTTCCATTAATTGAGCAACTCATTTCTTCTCAACTAGACGTTGATCGGCTAGATTACTTAGAAAGAGATGCTTATTTTACGGGGGCAGCTTATGGTCATATCGATTTAGACCGTTTAATGAGAGTCGTTAAAATACACAATAAGAAATTAGCCTTTAAAGCATCGGGTATTCACGCAATTGAAAACTACTTAGTTGCCAGATACCATATGTACTGGCAAGTATATTACCATCCAAAAGCTAGAGCTTATGAAGTAATACTAGAAAAAATATATTTTAGAGTTAGAGATTTACTAGAAACTAATTTTAATTTTGAGCATGATGTCACATCACTTAAAACCATATTAAAAGACCCAACAAACATGTATGCCTATTTAAAGATAGATGATTATTATATGAACGGACTTATTGCATATTTCTTAAATTCAAAAGATCCTATCTTAAAAGAATTATCAAGTGATTTTTTAAATCGAAATATTTGGTCATATATTGATGATACTAAAGAAAACCAACAACAAATCAATGACATCTTGAACTCAAGAAGCTCGGACGATATAAAATACTTTACCCTTAAAACAAGTGTTGAACAAAGTGCCTACCGTGAAACAGAAGCTAATTTGGGTGATCAAATTTATATTTACAATGAGAAAGGTAATATTGTAACTTTATCTGAGCATTCATCTATTGTACACGCACTTGTAACATCAAGTGTAAAATCAGATCCTAAGTTCTTCTATAAAAAAAGATGA